In Candidatus Cloacimonadaceae bacterium, the DNA window CCGGGAAAGCTGGTCAAACGTGGCTATCTCGATGAATTTATCGCCATGGGCATCGACGGCCTCGAAGTCTGGCATCCGGATCACTATCAATATGAGATACAAGAGTTTATTGCGATTGCCCAAAAGAATGGGCTCTATATGACGGGAGGCAGCGATTTTCACGGAGTGCAGGATCGACACAATCTCTTTGACGTCATCCCCGCCGAAGAAACAATTCTGCAAAGCGTCCGCAAGCTCTGGAAGGAGTATCTGTGCAGACAGATGTGAATGTGAGATCCGTGCGTGGCCGCTTGCCGGTGCGTTATCGTTTCAACCCCTTCGTGCGTTCCTTTATGATCGCGATCACGCTAACCCTTGCCATCTATTCGGTCTATTTCCTCACCCGCTACGTCAATCAGGACACTCCTTTGATCGCGAAACTGATCCCGATCATGATCCTTTTCGTGGCGCTGAATTCCCTTGTCCGTCATGTGACATCACTCAACAGTCTGATCTTTGCGCCTGAATGCCTGTGGCTGCGATTCATCCTCAAACCATCGATCGCGATCGAATACAAAAACATTGAATCGCTCAAATTGCAAAGAACCCTCATGTATTATTTGTTTCTTACCTATCGGGATTCGAAGGGAAACAAACGCGTCTATAAGACCAGCGCAGGATTCCCCAAAATGTTGGAGATCATGTATAATATCGCTGAGATGTCCCCACAGATTGTTTTGGACGATCATCTCGCCAAAGTGATTGGATATCTCAAAGAAGTCAATCAAACACTGGAGGTTAACGGCAACAATGAACTTTGATTTTGATACTGTAATCGACAGACGCGGCAGTGGGTGTTTCAAATATGACGCACTCAAATCTCTCTACGGAAGGGATGATCTGATCTCGCTTTGGGTGGCGGATATGGATTTCGCTATCGCTCCGCAGATCACTGAAGCGCTGAATAAACGCCTCCAACACGGCGTTTATGGCTACAACTTCCACATGCCCCGCTATTATGAGTCGGTCGTCAACTGGGTGCTAAAAAGATATGCATGGGCTATCCACGAAGAATGGATCGTCAACACCCCCGGCATCGTTCCCGCAATCAATATGGCGGTGCTGAGCCTCACCCACCCCGGAGATCGGGTTCTCATCCAAACCCCCGTCTATCGTCCCTTTTTCAATGCCATCACCGATCATGACCGTTGCCTTCTGACCAACAGTCTGATCAATGTAAACAACCGCTATAGCATCAATTTCGACGATTTTGAAAAGAAGCTGCGCACGGCAAGCCTCTTTATCCTTTGCAGTCCTCACAACCCGGTGGGAAGATTGTGGACGGACGAGGAACTCGGCATCATGGGCGCACTCTGCAAACGCTATAAGGTACCCATCGTCTCAGACGAAATTCACGCCGATCTTGTCTATGATGACGGAATGTTCATCCCCATCGCCTCGCTGGATGATTTCGCTGACAATGTGATCACCTGCATCTCTCCGGCAAAATCATTTAACATCGCGGGTTTGTGCAGTGCCGCTATCATCATCAAAAGCACCCATCTTCGCGCCAAGATATCCGGCTTGAATCAAAAGATGCATCTCTATCTGGGTAATTCCTTCGGCATCGAAGCTGTCACAGCAGCTTATACCGAAGGCGAGGACTGGTTGGAAGCGCTCATGGTCTATCTCGCTGAGAACAAAAATCTGCTTCGGGAATTCCTCTGCAGGGAACTTCCGATGCTCAGCATGGTCGAGCCAGAAAGCACCTATCTGGCGTGGCTCGGTTTTCACGAATTGGGGCTGGACGACAACGCACTTTTTGATTTTTTAACTAATAAAGCAAGAGTCGCGCTCGATCCGGGCAGAAAATTCGGCGTGGACGGATCTCGTTTCAGCCGGCTCAATTTCGCTTGTCCGCGTTCGGTTTTGCAAGAGGGTCTGGACAGGCTTAAATATACCATCGACAAGGAATTATAGATGAAAGACGCGATCATCTCCCTATACAACGAAAAACCAGCTCAATATACATCCGCGCACCGTACCCTCTTTGACGAATTTATCGAAGCGCTGAACACGGGAGCCATCAGGGCTTGCGAACCTTCTGAAAGCGGCTGGCAGGTCAATCAATGGATCAAGATGGGCATCTTGCTCGGTTTCCGCATCGGCGTGCTCTCCGCTCTTCCCTGGAGCACTGAAAAGGTCTTTTTCGACAAAGATACTCTAAGAGAAAAACGCTTTTCGCTCGAAGATCAGATTCGTATCGTTCCCGGCGGAACTTCCGCGCGTAATGGATGCTACATCGCCAAAGGGGTCACGATCATGCCTCCCGCTTTCATAAACCTGGGCGCTTATGTGGATAGCGGCTCGCTGATCGATTCGCATGCTTTGGTGGGCAGTTGTGCCCAGATCGGCAAAAACGTGCATCTCTCCGCGTCAGCGATGATTGGCGGCGTCCTTGAACCAATCGGCTCGCGCCCTGTGATCATCGAGGACGATGTCTTCGTGGGAGGAAACACCGGCATCTATGAAGGCATCATTGTGCAAAAGAAAGCGGTCATTGCATCGGGAACGATCATCACCGCTTCCACTCCGATCTTCGATAGCGTGCATGGCGAATTCCTGCAACGCGATGCGGGGGCTTCATTTACGATCCCCGAGCGCGCCGTCGTCGTTCCCGGCTCACGCTCGATAAAATCTCATCCCGGCTTTCAGGTTTATTGCCCGATCATCGTCAAATACCGCGACAGCAAGACCGACAGCTCTGTGCAACTGGAGCAAGAACTGCGTGCCATTATTGACTGAAGCCCTTCGCCTGCAAGCAGTTGAGCTATCCCTCATCCGACAGGTCATGAATCTTGCCCATCCGGACTCGGTCAATCTCGCCCTGGGTGAATTGGGCTTTGATATGCCCCAATTTCTTCGTGAAAAAGCGATCGAGATCATAACTAGCGCCACTGCCGTCTATACTCCCAACGCGGGATTGCTTGAAACCAGAGAGGCGATCGTTGCCGCGTATTATCCAGCCTCATGTCCGGATAGAATTTGCGTGTGCAACGGCGCCGAGGAAGCGATATTCATCACCCTCTTTTCCATCCTCAATCCTGGTGACCTAGTCGCCATCCCAGATCCCGATTACACAGCGTATCCCGCGATCTGCAAGATGCTTGATGCCAAGGTTGTCCGTCTGCCCTTCGCCAAAGATTTTCATACTATCGATTGGGATGTTTGGGAAAGGACTTTTGAATGTGGCGTCAAAGCGCTTGTTCTGAGTAATCCCTCCAATCCCAGCGGTTTCGCACTCGATCATCATAGCGCGCAAAAACTTGCGGATATCTGTGATCGAAACGGAGTTATCATCATCGTTGATGAAATATACTCAATGCTTTACTTTGATTCTTCTCATGTATCGCTTGATCAATATACATCCAATCTATTTGTTATTAACGGATTATCCAAATCGCACTGTATGAGCGGCTGGCGGCTGGGTTGGGTCAATGCTCCCCCAAGTATGCCGGCTTCATTGATCAAGGCAAAGCAGTATATCTCCACTTGCAGCAATTGGTTGGCACAGAAACTCGCCGTCTTTGCCCTCTCCCCTGAAGGACTTGACTCGGTCAAACCCATCTACGCGCAACTCTTTGAAAATAGACAGCTTGCCATTGATTTACTGAAGAAACGAACCGATGATCCTGCATCCCTCAACATCCCCAGCGCGACACCCTATCTGATGCTGAAACTCAAAGCCGACGATCTTGCGACCGCGGCTTCTCTGGCAAAAAAAGGTGTCCTGACCGCTTGCGGCAGAGCCTTCGGAGATAGTGGTTTAGATTGGCTGAGGATCAATGTCGCCATCGACAAAGCCTTGTTAGACAAAGCGCTGAGGATACTTACCGATGAATTATATCCTCACTAACGCCCGCATCCTGAACCTTGATACCGGACTTTTAACCGAGGCGAATTCCGTCCTCGTGCAGGATGGCGTGATCCAAACTGTCGGAAGTCTTTCCGCTTGCAAGCAAGCCGCGAAAGCGTCATCCGAAACGATAGACCTCAAAGGCAGATTCCTGCTCCCCGCTTTTACCGATACTCACACGCACTTTGTCGAAAATGCCAAACGCAGCGTTCTTATCGATCTCGGTAACTGCATATCCGTCAAGGATATGCTTGATACGCTCATCAAGCATCGGGAGAACCTTTTTGGACAACAATCATGGATTTTGGGCGGCTATTGGGACAAAAACATCATCGACGAACCGGCAATGGTCAACCGGCAACTCCTGGATCGCGTTTTCCCCGATCTTCCGGTAGCTTTGCAGAGCAAGGACTATCACAGTAAGTGGTGCAACAGCAAAGCATTGCAGATCGCTGGTATCGATAGCCACACCATAGATCCCTGCGGCGGAAAGATAGAGCGCGATGCTGTAGGCAAACCCGCCGGCATCCTCTTTGAGACTGCCGCCCAGATGATCGATCCCTTTATCGTCCCTCTTTCCGACAATCTCATCCAACAAGCCATAAAGCACAGCGTGGCAGAGATATACAAACTCGGACTGACATGTTTTCACAGCATGGAAAGCGAGCACAGCATGAATCTTTTGCGCCAGACTCAAGCTGAGGGAACGCTCTTTCGCTGTTGCTGGCATTTCCCTTTAGACGATCTTGATCAGATGATCGAAGCAGGCATCCGCTCCTACACCGGGGACGAATGGATGAAAACCGGAGGAGTGAAAATCTTTGCCGATGGCTCGCTCGGATCTCAAACCGCCGCCATGTTCGATCCATATCCCTCTGATCCGCAAAACTTTGGCATCCTTCGCTACGCGCCGGACGAGCTATTATCCATCGTTTCCAAAGCTGCCGGACACGACATCTCATCCACCATCCATGCCATCGGCGACCGCACGGTCAGGATTGTCATTGACACATTTTTGGAGCTTAAAACCCGTTTCCCCGCTGCCGATCTTTTTCACCGCATAGAACACGTGCAGACGATACAGCCAACTGATCTGAAACTACTTAAAGCGTGTGGCGCATACTGCGCATTACAACCGGTTCACCTTGCCTACGACATCCCCATGATAGAAAAATACTGGCAATCAACCCGGGAAAACCCATATCCTTTCAAGAGTTTCATCGATCTCGGCATCCCTCACGGCTTTGGTTCGGACGCGCCCATCGAAACGATCAATCCCTTCCACGGCATCCACAGCGCACTTTATCGAAAGCACAATCTCGATCCCACCAAGGAAAGTTGGATGCCGCAGCAAAAGGTCTCGCTCATGGATGCCTTAAGAGCTTATACCATTGGAGCAGCCCAAGCATCCCGTTCCGGACACGTTAGAGGATCAATTGAGACAGGAAAATCAGCGGATCTCATCGTCCTCGATGATTGGTCTGATCAGGGTGAGGATTTTTGGCTTCGCTGCCGCTCCCGGCTCACCATGATCAACGGAAACATCGTCTTCCAAGATGTATAACATATTTCAAATAGATAAATTAGATAAGCAACAGGAGTAAATAATGACCAAACTCGGTTTTGACTTCCCCGCAATACCACGTAAAACCTTCCTCTACGACCTTGAGGAAAAATGGTATAATCCAATGATCGCCAAGCATTTGGGTAAAGAGCTGCAAGCCATCAAACGCAGCAATTTCGGCGAGTATAACATGGCGGTGAACTACACGACTTCCGTGTTGGAAGAAGCAGCCGCGATAGAGAAAGTAGCGGTTTATAACATCGACCACATGGCTCAGATCCATTTCAGCGGCAAAGACTGCCCCGCACTTTTGGATCGTGTCCTCGGAGGCTCGATGAGCGAGATGAAGATCGGCTCCTGCAAATACACGCTACTGCTAAACGAAACCGGCGGAGTCCAGGACGACATGATCCTCATGCGCCTCACGGATACCGAATACATCATGGTGATAAATGCCGGACACGATATCACGGACACCATTGAACACGACAGCACAAGCATCGATCTCATCGCCGATCTGGATCGCATTATGATGCTCAAACTCCCTCAGGAAGAGGTTTATGCCCGTGATATTTCGGACACTCTCGTCAAGGTCGATATCCAAGGACCGCTTTCCTTCAAATTGATCAAGCAGATATTTGGCGCGGATGTGCTCAAAAACCGCAACCAGCCGGATAAAAACATGAATTTCTTCAGTTTCAACGAGTTTGCCCGCGAGGGACACAAATATTACATCAGCCGCACCGGCTACACAAATCGCTGGGGCTGGGAACTCTATATCCCCAATGCCTTTGCGGAAGAAGATTTCAAGGCGATCGTCAGTGCTGCCGTCGAACTGGGTGGATTGCTCGTCGGATTGGGCGGAAGAGACGAAAACCGTATCTCCGCAGGCACTTACGGACTTCCACTGATGGGCAGCGAATATGACCCCATTCATAGCCCTGTGAACGCTCCGCTCTTTGATGCAGCCATCGACATGAACAAGGATTTCTTCGTCGGTAAAGCTGCTCTGGAAAAGGAATTGACGCAAAATCCCACCAAACATATAATGATCTTCATTGCCGAAGGCATCGCTTCCAATCGTGGTATCTATCTGAATGACCAACGTATCGGGACGGTCACTTCCAGCATCAATTCACCCAATCTCAGCCATGAAAAGCGCCTCGCTATCGGATCTTCCCGTAAAAACGTCAATGATGAGAACGGCACCGCCGCCATCGGCATCGGCTGGCTCTACAACAGTCCCTTTGAAAAAGACGCGGAAGGGAATGATATCACGGAGTTTGGCGGCTTGCCGACCCGTATTCCGGCTATGTTTTTTCGCGAGGACGCGGAACGCAAACCAAAAGGCTCTCCCCTATTGGGATATCTCACCGCGGAAGGTATTTCCCCTGCAACCGCTCCGAAACCTCTGAAAAACATTGAGAACCTATAGCTTTCGCACCAAATTGGCATCGAACCTTCGCTATAACTCAAAACTCCGCCGCGCACCTCAAGGAGCTATAAAAAGCCAGGTTATGCGGGGCTTGAAGTCCAAGCTGTGCAGTAAGTTCCTGTCGATATATCAGCTTAGGATTGATAATGGAAACGGTTGATTAGTATCGCAACAATAACTTAGCTGTGCAGTTTACGTGAGAAGAAGACCTGCTGGCGGGCACGATCTCATTGATTGTACCTGTTTCGTGTGGACTGGCAGTTTGTATCAAATGATTTTTCATAAGACTGAGCATAATTCATTGTGGACATTGAACCGAGCTCTTACTGTAGCGTAAAATATAGCAGCCCGATAATCCCTCTGACCACGCTAATTCCTGACACCAGGGCAAAGAACCAGTTGATATCGGGGAAAATGAAGTAAATTATGCCAGCCAGAACTCCGGCGCTGATACTTTCGTAGCTGTTAACTTTATGAGCTATTGAGAGTTCCCGTTCGTCTGTTTCATGTTTGTACAAAACTACAATCATACCTATGGCAAAAGGGATGAACCCGATCAACAGACCCCAAATACCTATTTTCAGACACGCAAAATAGGTCAAAATACCAGTTATCAACTGACTGGCAAACAACAGGTGATAGTTTCCTTTGACTGTCATTGTTTCTCCTCAAAATAAAAGATTTCTTCCACAGTGGTTTCAAAAAAAGATGCCAATTTCATGGCGCTTACTACCGATGGGACAAATACTCCCTTCTCAACGGAATTGATGGTCTGGCGGCTGAGACCGACTGCCAGAGCCAGTTCAGCCTGCGTGATGTCCCGCTTTGCACGCCAGACTTTCAAGTAATTTTTCAGTACCATTGTACCTCCCGAGACCCATATCGCTCACACTTGATA includes these proteins:
- a CDS encoding amidohydrolase, whose product is MNYILTNARILNLDTGLLTEANSVLVQDGVIQTVGSLSACKQAAKASSETIDLKGRFLLPAFTDTHTHFVENAKRSVLIDLGNCISVKDMLDTLIKHRENLFGQQSWILGGYWDKNIIDEPAMVNRQLLDRVFPDLPVALQSKDYHSKWCNSKALQIAGIDSHTIDPCGGKIERDAVGKPAGILFETAAQMIDPFIVPLSDNLIQQAIKHSVAEIYKLGLTCFHSMESEHSMNLLRQTQAEGTLFRCCWHFPLDDLDQMIEAGIRSYTGDEWMKTGGVKIFADGSLGSQTAAMFDPYPSDPQNFGILRYAPDELLSIVSKAAGHDISSTIHAIGDRTVRIVIDTFLELKTRFPAADLFHRIEHVQTIQPTDLKLLKACGAYCALQPVHLAYDIPMIEKYWQSTRENPYPFKSFIDLGIPHGFGSDAPIETINPFHGIHSALYRKHNLDPTKESWMPQQKVSLMDALRAYTIGAAQASRSGHVRGSIETGKSADLIVLDDWSDQGEDFWLRCRSRLTMINGNIVFQDV
- a CDS encoding helix-turn-helix transcriptional regulator, which produces MVLKNYLKVWRAKRDITQAELALAVGLSRQTINSVEKGVFVPSVVSAMKLASFFETTVEEIFYFEEKQ
- a CDS encoding aminomethyl transferase family protein; amino-acid sequence: MTKLGFDFPAIPRKTFLYDLEEKWYNPMIAKHLGKELQAIKRSNFGEYNMAVNYTTSVLEEAAAIEKVAVYNIDHMAQIHFSGKDCPALLDRVLGGSMSEMKIGSCKYTLLLNETGGVQDDMILMRLTDTEYIMVINAGHDITDTIEHDSTSIDLIADLDRIMMLKLPQEEVYARDISDTLVKVDIQGPLSFKLIKQIFGADVLKNRNQPDKNMNFFSFNEFAREGHKYYISRTGYTNRWGWELYIPNAFAEEDFKAIVSAAVELGGLLVGLGGRDENRISAGTYGLPLMGSEYDPIHSPVNAPLFDAAIDMNKDFFVGKAALEKELTQNPTKHIMIFIAEGIASNRGIYLNDQRIGTVTSSINSPNLSHEKRLAIGSSRKNVNDENGTAAIGIGWLYNSPFEKDAEGNDITEFGGLPTRIPAMFFREDAERKPKGSPLLGYLTAEGISPATAPKPLKNIENL
- a CDS encoding PatB family C-S lyase, with translation MNFDFDTVIDRRGSGCFKYDALKSLYGRDDLISLWVADMDFAIAPQITEALNKRLQHGVYGYNFHMPRYYESVVNWVLKRYAWAIHEEWIVNTPGIVPAINMAVLSLTHPGDRVLIQTPVYRPFFNAITDHDRCLLTNSLINVNNRYSINFDDFEKKLRTASLFILCSPHNPVGRLWTDEELGIMGALCKRYKVPIVSDEIHADLVYDDGMFIPIASLDDFADNVITCISPAKSFNIAGLCSAAIIIKSTHLRAKISGLNQKMHLYLGNSFGIEAVTAAYTEGEDWLEALMVYLAENKNLLREFLCRELPMLSMVEPESTYLAWLGFHELGLDDNALFDFLTNKARVALDPGRKFGVDGSRFSRLNFACPRSVLQEGLDRLKYTIDKEL
- a CDS encoding pyridoxal phosphate-dependent aminotransferase, which gives rise to MPLLTEALRLQAVELSLIRQVMNLAHPDSVNLALGELGFDMPQFLREKAIEIITSATAVYTPNAGLLETREAIVAAYYPASCPDRICVCNGAEEAIFITLFSILNPGDLVAIPDPDYTAYPAICKMLDAKVVRLPFAKDFHTIDWDVWERTFECGVKALVLSNPSNPSGFALDHHSAQKLADICDRNGVIIIVDEIYSMLYFDSSHVSLDQYTSNLFVINGLSKSHCMSGWRLGWVNAPPSMPASLIKAKQYISTCSNWLAQKLAVFALSPEGLDSVKPIYAQLFENRQLAIDLLKKRTDDPASLNIPSATPYLMLKLKADDLATAASLAKKGVLTACGRAFGDSGLDWLRINVAIDKALLDKALRILTDELYPH
- a CDS encoding 2,3,4,5-tetrahydropyridine-2,6-dicarboxylate N-succinyltransferase; protein product: MKDAIISLYNEKPAQYTSAHRTLFDEFIEALNTGAIRACEPSESGWQVNQWIKMGILLGFRIGVLSALPWSTEKVFFDKDTLREKRFSLEDQIRIVPGGTSARNGCYIAKGVTIMPPAFINLGAYVDSGSLIDSHALVGSCAQIGKNVHLSASAMIGGVLEPIGSRPVIIEDDVFVGGNTGIYEGIIVQKKAVIASGTIITASTPIFDSVHGEFLQRDAGASFTIPERAVVVPGSRSIKSHPGFQVYCPIIVKYRDSKTDSSVQLEQELRAIID